From one Magnetococcales bacterium genomic stretch:
- a CDS encoding MucR family transcriptional regulator, with translation MSSDLVKHAAEIVGAYVSNNEIRANEVPGLINQIYGTLSSLSGGKLEEMAYPVPHPIADESAKQEKNSAEGKSIAATSRKPAPKIKPKPAVAIDKAVREDAVTCLICGKACQALKGHLTRSHKVNVDDYRQMFDLPKDFPLVSPSYSARRRQLAIDAGLGEKLRESRKEKRSKKNKP, from the coding sequence ATGTCATCTGATTTAGTCAAGCACGCCGCCGAGATTGTCGGTGCCTACGTTTCAAATAATGAAATACGAGCTAACGAGGTGCCCGGTTTGATTAATCAAATTTACGGCACCCTGAGCAGCCTCTCCGGGGGAAAACTTGAGGAGATGGCTTATCCGGTCCCTCATCCGATAGCTGACGAGTCGGCCAAACAGGAAAAAAATAGTGCCGAAGGAAAAAGCATTGCAGCAACTTCACGCAAACCTGCTCCTAAAATCAAGCCCAAGCCTGCCGTCGCCATCGATAAGGCTGTACGGGAAGATGCGGTAACCTGCCTGATTTGCGGCAAGGCCTGTCAGGCGCTCAAAGGTCATCTGACCCGCTCCCACAAGGTCAATGTCGATGACTATCGGCAGATGTTTGACTTGCCTAAAGATTTTCCTCTGGTTTCACCCTCCTATTCCGCTCGACGGCGCCAGTTGGCTATTGATGCCGGATTGGGGGAAAAGCTGCGTGAATCCCGCAAGGAAAAGCGTTCAAAAAAAAACAAACCCTAA
- the aroC gene encoding chorismate synthase: MSGNGFGLLFRVTSFGESHGPAIGAVVEGCPPGLPLTEQDLQTDLDRRRPGQSRHTTQRQEADQVRILSGVFEGVTTGTPIGLLIENSDQRSRDYSAIKDLFRPGHADYTYWKKYGVRDYRGGGRSSARETAMRVAAGGIAKKLLSSQGISIRGALIGMGGHKIDRARWDWQEVGRNPFFCPDALAAEQFADELDAIRKAGDSVGALLEVVAQGVPAGLGEPIFDRLDADLAKALMSINAVKGVEIGAGMAAADGTGSAMADEMFPGDGTGEVQFSSNHAGGILGGISSGQEIVMRLAVKPTSSISVPRQTVDIHGNPAQIVTKGRHDPCVGIRAVPVAEAMVALVLIDHFLQFKSRNELVTGTFMP; this comes from the coding sequence ATGTCTGGTAACGGTTTCGGACTGTTGTTCAGAGTGACCTCCTTTGGTGAGAGCCACGGCCCTGCCATCGGCGCGGTGGTGGAAGGGTGTCCTCCAGGGTTACCCCTGACTGAGCAGGATCTTCAGACTGATCTCGACCGTCGAAGGCCTGGTCAAAGCCGTCACACGACCCAGCGCCAGGAAGCGGACCAGGTACGCATCCTCTCCGGGGTGTTCGAAGGGGTCACCACGGGCACCCCCATCGGTCTGCTCATCGAAAACAGCGATCAGCGCTCCCGGGATTATTCCGCTATCAAGGATCTCTTTCGGCCTGGTCACGCCGACTATACCTACTGGAAAAAATATGGGGTTCGGGATTACCGGGGTGGGGGGCGCTCCTCAGCCAGGGAAACCGCCATGCGGGTGGCTGCCGGGGGGATTGCCAAAAAGCTGCTCTCAAGCCAAGGTATCTCCATTCGCGGTGCTCTGATCGGTATGGGAGGTCATAAAATTGACCGGGCGCGGTGGGATTGGCAGGAGGTGGGGCGCAACCCTTTCTTTTGTCCTGATGCCCTGGCGGCAGAACAATTTGCCGACGAACTTGACGCCATTCGCAAGGCAGGGGATTCAGTGGGGGCCTTGCTGGAGGTCGTGGCCCAAGGGGTTCCGGCTGGATTGGGGGAGCCGATATTTGATCGACTGGATGCTGATTTGGCCAAGGCATTGATGTCCATCAACGCCGTTAAGGGGGTCGAAATTGGTGCTGGCATGGCTGCAGCCGATGGCACCGGATCGGCTATGGCTGACGAAATGTTTCCCGGTGATGGTACTGGGGAGGTTCAATTTTCAAGTAACCATGCGGGAGGGATCCTGGGGGGGATTTCCAGTGGCCAGGAGATTGTGATGCGCCTGGCCGTCAAACCGACCTCTTCCATCAGCGTGCCCCGACAAACCGTAGACATCCATGGCAACCCTGCCCAGATCGTTACCAAAGGGCGCCACGACCCCTGCGTGGGCATTCGGGCTGTGCCTGTTGCTGAAGCCATGGTCGCTCTGGTGTTGATCGATCATTTTTTACAGTTCAAAAGCCGTAATGAGCTTGTTACAGGGACCTTCATGCCCTGA